A window of the Gossypium hirsutum isolate 1008001.06 chromosome A03, Gossypium_hirsutum_v2.1, whole genome shotgun sequence genome harbors these coding sequences:
- the LOC107887295 gene encoding transcription factor MYB1R1 isoform X2 yields MLPTICSTASSSVGNSIANCGERGEIMLFGVKLVVDSIRKIVSMNNLSQYEQPRESNNNNKVGDKYKGEEYVTADYASADDVIPHSTKNRERKRGIPWTVEEHKLFLLGLQKVGKGNWRRISLYFVKTRTPTQVASHAQKYFLRQSNINRRRRRSSLFDMTLDMSPRVRR; encoded by the exons atgtTGCCTACCATATGCTCCACTGCCTCTTCCTCCGTTGGTAACTCCATTGCAAATTGTGGCGAAAGAGGAGAGATCATGCTTTTTGGAGTCAAACTGGTGGTTGATTCGATAAGGAAAATTGTTAGTATGAACAATCTTTCTCAATATGAACAGCCTCGCGAAtctaataataacaacaaagtCGGTGACAAATATAAAGGAGAGGAGTACGTCACCGCCGATTATGCCTCTGCCGATGATGTTATTCCTCATTCCACCAAGAATCGAGAGCGCAAACGAG GGATACCGTGGACCGTGGAAGAGCACAAGTTGTTTTTGTTAGGATTACAAAAAGTGGGGAAAGGGAATTGGAGACGGATTTCTTTATACTTCGTTAAAACTCGAACCCCAACTCAAGTGGCCAGTCATGCTCAAAAATACTTTCTCCGACAAAGCAATATCAATCGTCGCCGTCGTAGATCTAGCCTCTTCGATATGACCCTCGATATG TCACCGAGGGTCCGCCGTTGA
- the LOC107887295 gene encoding transcription factor MYB1R1 isoform X1, whose product MLPTICSTASSSVGNSIANCGERGEIMLFGVKLVVDSIRKIVSMNNLSQYEQPRESNNNNKVGDKYKGEEYVTADYASADDVIPHSTKNRERKRGIPWTVEEHKLFLLGLQKVGKGNWRRISLYFVKTRTPTQVASHAQKYFLRQSNINRRRRRSSLFDMTLDMVEDEQIQPQKNICFPDLNLNLNAVTEGPPLNLKLSLQSDQGDPSSSSRHSAFQVLPSFSNGDGTNIVTVA is encoded by the exons atgtTGCCTACCATATGCTCCACTGCCTCTTCCTCCGTTGGTAACTCCATTGCAAATTGTGGCGAAAGAGGAGAGATCATGCTTTTTGGAGTCAAACTGGTGGTTGATTCGATAAGGAAAATTGTTAGTATGAACAATCTTTCTCAATATGAACAGCCTCGCGAAtctaataataacaacaaagtCGGTGACAAATATAAAGGAGAGGAGTACGTCACCGCCGATTATGCCTCTGCCGATGATGTTATTCCTCATTCCACCAAGAATCGAGAGCGCAAACGAG GGATACCGTGGACCGTGGAAGAGCACAAGTTGTTTTTGTTAGGATTACAAAAAGTGGGGAAAGGGAATTGGAGACGGATTTCTTTATACTTCGTTAAAACTCGAACCCCAACTCAAGTGGCCAGTCATGCTCAAAAATACTTTCTCCGACAAAGCAATATCAATCGTCGCCGTCGTAGATCTAGCCTCTTCGATATGACCCTCGATATG GTGGAAGATGAGCAAATTCAGCCACAAAAGAACATTTGTTTTCCTGATCTTAACTTGAACTTGAATGCAGTCACCGAGGGTCCGCCGTTGAATTTAAAGTTGTCTTTACAATCTGATCAAGGGGATCCCTCATCATCATCGAGGCATTCTGCTTTTCAGGTGCTACCAAGCTTCAGCAACGGAGATGGCACTAACATCGTCACTGTTGCTTGA